One part of the Gemmatimonadaceae bacterium genome encodes these proteins:
- a CDS encoding UDP-N-acetylmuramoyl-L-alanyl-D-glutamate--2,6-diaminopimelate ligase yields MKGHAQDGHDWLDAAQRAGAALLIVEDASRVAGMSTPLPTLTVRDGRRAAAIAAAAFHDWPARELIMVGVTGTNGKTTTVGLLRHLLHRPDRPAASIGTLGVLMGSAGEPVPGGQGLTTPGPVELQRLLRQLRARGVCTVAMEVSSHSLDQRRVEAITFAAAVFTNLTRDHLDYHGTMEAYRTAKLRLIGLLARDGVALFNNDDPSWQGVPNAPRRATFGVESPADVTARDVVFHTHGSRFLLVAPSGALPVSLPLIGDFNVSNALAAASAALALGVSLADVADRLSTVPQVPGRLERLRTAPTVLRDYAHTPDALDRALRAVRPFTQTADGMSSKLIVVFGCGGDRDRGKRPDMGRIAEALADVIIVTSDNPRTEDPERILDDIEAGMRRRNHRRIVDRREAIAAALQVASPEDVIVLAGKGHETYQIRGTVSYPFDERVIVEELSAALGDDGPSHTS; encoded by the coding sequence GTGAAGGGGCACGCGCAGGATGGTCACGATTGGCTGGATGCGGCCCAACGTGCCGGTGCGGCGTTGCTGATTGTCGAGGATGCGTCGCGCGTGGCCGGGATGTCGACACCACTGCCAACCCTCACCGTTCGTGATGGTCGCCGCGCGGCGGCCATCGCGGCCGCCGCGTTTCACGACTGGCCGGCGCGTGAACTCATCATGGTTGGTGTCACCGGCACCAATGGCAAGACCACCACCGTCGGACTGCTGCGGCACCTGCTGCATCGGCCAGACCGTCCGGCGGCCTCCATTGGCACGCTAGGGGTGCTGATGGGTTCGGCCGGTGAACCCGTGCCGGGCGGGCAGGGGCTCACCACGCCGGGCCCCGTCGAGTTGCAGCGACTGTTACGCCAATTGCGCGCCCGCGGCGTGTGCACGGTGGCCATGGAGGTGTCGTCGCATTCACTCGATCAACGCCGCGTCGAGGCCATCACGTTTGCCGCCGCAGTGTTTACGAATCTCACCCGCGATCATCTCGACTATCACGGCACGATGGAGGCGTATCGCACGGCGAAACTGCGCCTGATCGGATTGCTCGCGCGTGACGGCGTGGCGTTGTTCAACAACGATGATCCGTCCTGGCAGGGGGTGCCGAACGCACCGCGGCGAGCGACGTTTGGCGTGGAGAGTCCGGCCGACGTCACGGCGCGCGATGTGGTGTTCCACACGCACGGCAGCCGTTTCCTGCTGGTCGCTCCGTCTGGCGCGTTGCCGGTTTCGCTGCCGCTGATTGGCGACTTCAACGTCTCCAACGCGCTCGCCGCGGCATCGGCCGCCCTGGCGCTGGGCGTGTCGCTGGCCGATGTGGCGGATCGACTGTCCACGGTGCCACAGGTACCGGGTCGCCTGGAACGGCTGCGCACCGCACCAACGGTCCTGCGTGATTATGCCCATACGCCGGATGCGCTGGACCGCGCGTTGCGAGCCGTGCGGCCGTTTACGCAAACGGCCGACGGCATGAGCAGCAAGCTGATCGTGGTCTTCGGCTGCGGCGGCGACCGGGATCGTGGCAAGCGCCCGGACATGGGACGCATCGCGGAAGCGCTGGCCGATGTGATCATCGTCACCAGCGACAACCCCCGCACCGAGGATCCCGAACGTATTCTGGATGACATCGAAGCGGGCATGCGTCGCCGAAATCATCGACGAATTGTCGATCGGCGCGAGGCCATTGCCGCAGCGCTGCAGGTGGCGTCGCCCGAGGACGTCATCGTGCTCGCCGGCAAAGGTCACGAGACCTACCAGATTCGCGGCACCGTGTCGTATCCGTTTGACGAGCGTGTCATTGTCGAGGAACTCTCGGCGGCGCTGGGGGACGACGGTCCGTCGCATACATCATGA